TTACGCTGTGTTGCCGATCTTGCGAAATGCTGTGACGGCTCAGGCCAATCTTGACCCCGGCGTGCTCGAGGCCGCCGATGGCGTGGGAATGACAGGCTGGCAAAAGCTGCGGCTGGTCGAAGCGCCGCTTTCCGCACCATTCATCATGGCGGGTATTCGTACGGCGAGCGTATGGACAATTGGTGCGGCGACACTCGCGACTACGATCGGTCAGCCGAGCCTGGGTGATCCGATCTTCGCCGGATTGCAAACGCAGAACTGGGTGCTGGTGCTCGCCGGCTGTTTTGCGTCCGCAGGCCTGGCGCTGATTGCAGACGCTCTGCTGGGCCTGATCGAGCGCGGGATGGCGAGCCGCAAACGCAGCCTGGCGTTTGGTGGCCTGTTAGTGGTCGCGCTGGGCATTGTCTCGGCGCTTTTCACACAATTTGGCGGAGGCGAGCGCGACCGCATCCTTATCGGAGCGAAGGGATTCTCCGAACAATATGTGCTCGTGCGGCTGATCGGACAGCGGCTGGAAGCTGAAGGATACTCGGTCGAGTACCGTGACGGGCTGGGTTCGGCCGTTGCACATAGCGCGGTTTCCAGCGGCGATATCGATCTGCTGGTCGATTACACCGGCACGATCTGGGCCAATCAGATGAAACGCAGCGATAACCCGCCTCGCGAAGAGATGCTCAGCGAGATTGAGAGTTGGGAGCGCAAAACAAGCGGCACACTCGTTCTGGGTCGTTTGGGCTTTGAGAATGCTTATGGGCTGGCAGTCCGGGAAGATGTTGCCAATGCGCGCAATCTTCACTCGATCGCTGATTTGGCAGCTGTAGCGCCCGGGATGACGATTGGCGGCGACCCCGAATTTTTTGAAAGACCGGAATGGATTGCAGTGCGCGATGCCTACAGCTTGCGCTTCGGCCAGACCCGCAATTTTGCCCCCACGTTCATGTATAACGCGCTCAGATCAGGCGAAGCAGATGTGATCAGCGCATATACGTCAGACGGGCGCATTGCAGCTGACAATCTGGTCGTTCTGGAGGATCCACGCGGTGCATTCCCCAATTACGATGCAATCCTGCTGGTCAGTCCCGAGCGTACAGATGACGCAGCGCTGCGCATGGTGCTTGAGCCGATCATCGGTGCAATTGATGTCGATTCGATGCGCGAGGCGAACTACGCGGTTGATCGTGACCAAGACAAGATGACGCCTGAGAAAGCAGCGCGGCTGCTGGCGAAGCGGATCGGAATCTAGGGCGCGAAGCCAGCTGCGCCAGTGGGCCATCCTGTGCCTGCAACACCCAATACTTTGAAAAGCTCACCCATCTGATCAGGCGCCGTCAATCGCATGGACTGCCGGTCAAGCACCTCTGCCTTGTCGGGGGATTGCCGTTTGAGAGCTGCGAAACGCATCTGCGCGCCCAAAGCAGCCAACCATTCGCCTTGCGTGGACAGGCCCAACACATGGGCCCCCTGCCGCGTCGCCACATCCCGCAGAGCGCCGAAATCGACATGCGCGGTCAAGTCCATCTCTCCCGGCTGCGCCAAGACACTGAATTTCTGGTGTGCTCTGATCGCCTGCAATGTCGAACCCGCTTGCAGTTCCATCGCGCCATAGTCGATTATCAGCGCAGCACCGCCCTGCGTGACCAGACGATCCGTTAGCTCTGACATGACAGCAGCCGCAGCCGCGCAGGTTTCCAGCACCGTGCCAACCTCGGCATCGGCCCGCGCCTGAGGAACAACAACGTCCATCGGTTTGTCCCCCGCAATAAATGCCAGTTCGCCTTCAGCAAGCCCGACCATTCGCTCTCGCCAACCGGATTCGACCCGCAGCAACTGCCGGATCGGCAGCGCGTCGAAGAATTCATTCGCGATGATCAGCAATGGGCCGTCTTCGGGTAGACTGGTGACATCGGCGTGATGCACTGCATGCGGCAACGCCCGCTTTTGAACTTTGCGTAAGGTTTCAGACCCCTCAACGAAATGTACCTTCGGCTGCAAGCCATGCTGAGCAGCCGCACGCAAGGCATCGCTGGCCAGGGTGCCTCGCCCCGGCCCCAACTCGACATAGTTCACCACCTCTGGCCGCCCCGCGCGCATCCAGATATCGGCAAACCACAGACCGATCAGCTCGCCGAAAACCTGACTCACTTCCGGCGCAGTGATAAAATCCGCATCACCGCCCAGCGGATCGCGACTATTGTAATAGCGCGCATTGCTCTCACCCATATATTGAGCCAGGCTGATTGGCCCGTTTTCGCGGATCAGGCGGCAGAAAGACTCGGCCAAATCCCCCTGAGATGGATCATTCATGCTTGCGCGGGGCTGTTGCCGCCTGAACCAAGTGGCGCTTTGCGCAGCGCGTAGACAATTACTGCGAATCCCAGAACAATCAGGGGGATGGTCAGCCACTGGCCTTGGCTCAGCCCCGTCTCAATGACGCGGTCAGCCAGGTGTTCGTCCGGCTCGCGGAAGAATTCGTTGATGAAACGCGCTGCGCTGATCCCGGTAACAAAGATGCCTGTAAGCAATCCGGGGCGAAAGCGCGCACTTGTCTTCCAGAACAAAAGTGTCATAGCGACGAGCAGCAATAGGCCTTCAAGTCCCGCCTGATAAAGCTGACTTGGATGGCGCACGACATCGCCACCGCCAGGGAATATCATGCCCCATGACACATCTGTGGCGCGGCCCCACAATTCGCCATTGGTGAAGTTTGCAAGGCGCCCCAGCATCATGCCCATCGGCACACCAACGGACACGTAATCTGTAACTCTCAGGAACGACAGCTTCCCGCGCCAGCTGACCCACATCATTGCAACCATGACACCCAGCAGCCCGCCGTGAAAACTCATCCCGCCATCCCACAAGCGAAGCAGATCCCAACTGACAAAACCTTCGCCATTAAAGCTGGTGAACAGTTCCGGGCGGTAGAATGTCGCATAACCCAAACGCCCGCCCAAAATTACGCCCAGAGTGCAATAAAAGAACAGGTCATCGACGTGACGCTGCGCCATCGGTGCGCCGGGCTGCTTGATCATTTTGGTCACATGCCAATAGGCAAACAACACGCCCAGCAGGTAAGCGAGCGAGTAGAATCGCAGAGTAAAAAAGCCAAGATCGATCCCCTCTGTAAAGCCCAGATCGGCCCAATAGATCGGATCAGCAGCGCCAGTGGCGGCAAGTAGTGACAGCACGAAGCGAACCTCTATATAGAAGACACGTCAACCGGACATGCCAGTTCGGAAAGCCGCTATTGGCACAGCCAGAGAATTGGGGAAACCCCGTTGGCTTCGAGCGTTAGCTTGAAGAAGGGTCTTCACGGCTGTGACCTGAAAAATTTGGAGAGAGAACCTAATGCCCACTGAGCTGGACACCGCGCTTGAACACATCATTGGCGAACTGACTAAGGAAGGCCAGCCATTCGAAACAATACCCTTTGACCGCAACGGCGTATCAATGCCGTCCTTCAAGAACGCGCCACCCAGCCTCGCACATTATTTTGCGCATTTCTGCAATGAAAACAAAGATTTGACATTCCTGGTTGATGGCGATGTACGGCTAAATTTCGGCGAAAGCTGGGCAGCGGCAAGCTGTGTCGCACACGGTCTTGCGACCAAACATGGTGTCAAGAAGGGCGACCGCGTGGGGATCGCTGCACGCAATTCATCAAATTGGATGATCGCATACATGGGCATCGTCATGGCTGGCGGCTGCGTGACCTTGCTGAACGGTTTCTGGTCAGGTGACGAACTTGCCTATGGCATTCGCCTGGCGGAATGCGATCTGGTGCTTGCTGATGCTGGCCGCGCCAAGCGACTCGAAGGTACCGATCATCCTGCGAAGATCGTTTTGTTCGAGCATGACAGCACGCCGGCATTAGGCCTGGCGGAGGTCTGGGCCGAAGGTGACACCGCGATGGCGATGTTGGCTACACTTGGTCCTGATGATCTCGCCACCATCCTCTACACCTCCGGCTCAACTGGTAACTCGAAGGCGGCATATTCTGACCACCGCGGCGTTGTAAGCGGCGTATTCAGCTACATCTCGCAAAGTGCGATGGCCAAGGTGTTGATGGAATCGCGCGGAGAAGACGTGAGTGCTCAGCCTTGCGCGCTGATCGCTGTCCCGCTGTTTCATGTGACCGGCGAAGTACCACTCTTCCTGCAAAGCTTTGGCATTGCGCGGAAACTCGTGCTGATGCCGAAATGGGACGCGCGCGAAGCGCTGCGCCTTATGGAAGCGGAGAAAGTGACGTACTTCGTTGGCGTTCCCTTGATGAGCTATGAAATCGCGACGCATCCCGATCGCGACAGTTTCGACGTATCAAGCTGTAAGAGTTTCGCCGCTGGCGGCGCACCCCGCCCGGTCGATCATGTGAACAAGATCAAGGAAGCGTTCCCCGAAGGCTTCCCCTTGCTTGGTTACGGCCTGACCGAAACCAACGCAGTTGGCTGCGGCAACTTCAACGAGAACTACATGGCGAAGCCGGGGTCTACCGGGAAGGCCAGTGTGCCGCTGGTTGATTTGGCCATTCTCGACAATGATGGAAACCCACGCCCTAAAGGCGAAGTCGATGAAGTCTGCATCCGTTCAGTCGCCAACTTCCTTGGCTATTGGAACAATGAGGAAGCGACCAGTTCTGCTTTCACTGATGACCAGTATTTCCGCACGGGTGACCTGGGCTATCTCGATGCAGATGGCTACCTCTTCATCGTAGACCGGAAGAAAGACATTATCATTCGAGGCGGCGAAAATATTTCCTGCATCGAAGTCGAAGAAGCGATCTATGGCCACGATGCTATCGCCGAATGCTCTGTGTTCGGCATTCCCGATGATCGGATGGGCGAAGTGCCTGCGGCTGTATACTACCAGAAGGACGGGAGCACACCGATCAGCAAGGAAGAGCTCCGCGAGTATCTGCTTTCACGCATCGCGCCATTCAAGGTGCCGCTGCCCGAGCATATCTGGGTATCGGACAAAGCATTGCCCCGCCTCGGAACACAGAAGATCGACAAACGCACCGTTCGAACCATGTTCGCCGGTGATCTAATGGACGCTTAGGGCTGGATCGAAGGAGCAGGCTCGCTTGAATTCCGTCAAAGTCCCGCGCCAACGCGCGATAATCGATCGGCGCAAGACCGCCGAGGCGATAAACACGTTGGTAGAGGGTAAGGGCGACAAGGCCCGGGCGGAAATCGTCTCACTGCTTCGCGAAAAGCTTGCTTCAGGTCGCGCTGAGATCGCCAGCCGCCTGCAGGAGAAGCCCTCTGCGGGGCACGAGTGCGTGGCTGCGCAAGCTCTGCTGATCGATCAGCTGATCCGGTTGGTGCACGACCATGTTGTCGAAAATGTCTATCCGGTTGCCAATCGATCCAGCGCAGAACGGATCGCGATTTTGGCCGTAGGCGGCTACGGTCGCGCCGAAATGGCACCGCATTCGGATGTCGACATTGCTTTTATCACACCTACAAAGCGCGCGCCCTGGTGCGAGCAGGTGATCGAGGCAATGCTCTATTTCCTATGGGATCTTGGTCTGAAAGTCGGGCAGTCGAGCCGTACTGTTGATGAAACCATCCGTATGGCGAAAGAGGATCTGACGATCCGCACTGCATTACTTGAAAGTCGTTTCATCTGGGGGGATCGCGGACTTTATGAAGAGACCGGTCAGCGATTCTGGGCGGAAGTCGCCAAGGGCAGTGAACGTCAGTTTCTTACGCAGAAACTGGAAGAGCGTGATGCACGGCACAAACGCATGGGCGATAGCCGTTATGTCGTCGAACCCAATATCAAGGAAGGCAAGGGCGGCCTGCGCGATCTTCAGACGCTCTATTGGATCGGCAAATATATCCACCGGGCCCGAAGCGCGGCAGAATTGGTCGATGTTGGACTGCTGACCAAGGCCGAATACAGTAGTTTTCGCCGTGCCGAAGGCTTTCTGTTGGCTGTCCGCAGCCACATGCACATTATAACCGGGCGCGCCGAAGACCGGCTCACCTTTGACCTTCAACGCGAAGTAGCCTCCCGGATGAACTTCGCGGATCGCCCCGGCAAAAGTGCGGTCGAACGCTTCATGCAGTTCTATTTCATTCAGGCAAAGCGGGTTGGCAGTCTGACCGGCGTGTTCCTGTCTCATCTGGATGAGGAATTTGCCAAGAAACGCGCCCGCACTGGCTTCTTCGCCGGCTGGAAGCAGAAGGCACGCACTCTCAAAGGCTATCGGGTTTTTGGCGGAAGGATCGCCGCACCATCTGATTATTGGTTCAAGAATGATCCAGTCCGGTTGATCGAAATCTTTCAGCTTGCTGAGGCCAACGGTCTGGAAATCCACCCTGACACCATGCGTCAGGCAGACAGAGACAGCACGCTAATCAAAGCCGACATCCGCAATGACGAACGGGCCAATGCGTTGTTTGTTGAATTACTCTCTGGTCGCAACGACCCCGAGATGGTGCTGCGCTGGATGAACGAGGCCGGCGTATTCGGACGATTTGTACCGGATTTTGGCAAGGTCAACGCGCAGATGCAGTTCGACATGTATCATCACTACACAGTCGATGAGCACACTATTCGCGCGATTGGTTTGCTCTCGCGGATCGAGAAAGGCGAGCTAAAGTCTGACCATCCACGCTCTTCTCGCCTGATTCACCGGATCAATTCGCGCCGTGCGATATATGTTGCCGTCCTGCTTCATGATATCGCCAAAGGACGCGGCGGAGATCACTCTACACTCGGAGCTGAGGTGGCAGAACGGCTTTGCCCACGTTTTGGATTATCCGAAGACGAGACAGACTTGGTAGCGTGGCTGGTTCGGTATCACCTGCTGATGAGTGCGACAGCATTCAAGCGAGACTTGACCGACCCCAAGTCGATCGAAGACTTCGTTGGAGAAGTCCAAAGCCTAGAGCGCTTGCGCAATCTGATGATCCTGACAGCAGTCGACATCCGCGCGGTTGGACCGGGAACCTGGAACAGCTGGAAGGGACAACTGCTGGGCAGTCTTTACGATGCCGCGCATGAACGCCTGCGTCTTGGTCATATGAAGCATGGTCGGGATCAACGCATCGCCGCCAAGCAAGAGGCAGTTTCCGCTTTGCTGGGCGATAAGGTCGAGCTCTTGGATGAAGTCGGCAAGCTGTTCGATGATTCATACTGGATCGCCGAACCAGAAGATATGATTGCAAGCAATCTGATCCAGTATGAGGTTGCGCGAAAAATCGAAGAGCATCTTTCGATT
The Altererythrobacter ishigakiensis genome window above contains:
- a CDS encoding ABC transporter permease/substrate-binding protein; amino-acid sequence: MNGFWDALMGLGPQLSAHVLLSASAIALGILVALPLAVWASRSPPVARVALGFASLVQTIPALALLALFFPILLSLRVIFGEGLPTLGFLPALLALALYAVLPILRNAVTAQANLDPGVLEAADGVGMTGWQKLRLVEAPLSAPFIMAGIRTASVWTIGAATLATTIGQPSLGDPIFAGLQTQNWVLVLAGCFASAGLALIADALLGLIERGMASRKRSLAFGGLLVVALGIVSALFTQFGGGERDRILIGAKGFSEQYVLVRLIGQRLEAEGYSVEYRDGLGSAVAHSAVSSGDIDLLVDYTGTIWANQMKRSDNPPREEMLSEIESWERKTSGTLVLGRLGFENAYGLAVREDVANARNLHSIADLAAVAPGMTIGGDPEFFERPEWIAVRDAYSLRFGQTRNFAPTFMYNALRSGEADVISAYTSDGRIAADNLVVLEDPRGAFPNYDAILLVSPERTDDAALRMVLEPIIGAIDVDSMREANYAVDRDQDKMTPEKAARLLAKRIGI
- a CDS encoding class I SAM-dependent methyltransferase; the protein is MNDPSQGDLAESFCRLIRENGPISLAQYMGESNARYYNSRDPLGGDADFITAPEVSQVFGELIGLWFADIWMRAGRPEVVNYVELGPGRGTLASDALRAAAQHGLQPKVHFVEGSETLRKVQKRALPHAVHHADVTSLPEDGPLLIIANEFFDALPIRQLLRVESGWRERMVGLAEGELAFIAGDKPMDVVVPQARADAEVGTVLETCAAAAAVMSELTDRLVTQGGAALIIDYGAMELQAGSTLQAIRAHQKFSVLAQPGEMDLTAHVDFGALRDVATRQGAHVLGLSTQGEWLAALGAQMRFAALKRQSPDKAEVLDRQSMRLTAPDQMGELFKVLGVAGTGWPTGAAGFAP
- the lgt gene encoding prolipoprotein diacylglyceryl transferase; this encodes MLSLLAATGAADPIYWADLGFTEGIDLGFFTLRFYSLAYLLGVLFAYWHVTKMIKQPGAPMAQRHVDDLFFYCTLGVILGGRLGYATFYRPELFTSFNGEGFVSWDLLRLWDGGMSFHGGLLGVMVAMMWVSWRGKLSFLRVTDYVSVGVPMGMMLGRLANFTNGELWGRATDVSWGMIFPGGGDVVRHPSQLYQAGLEGLLLLVAMTLLFWKTSARFRPGLLTGIFVTGISAARFINEFFREPDEHLADRVIETGLSQGQWLTIPLIVLGFAVIVYALRKAPLGSGGNSPAQA
- a CDS encoding class I adenylate-forming enzyme family protein, yielding MPTELDTALEHIIGELTKEGQPFETIPFDRNGVSMPSFKNAPPSLAHYFAHFCNENKDLTFLVDGDVRLNFGESWAAASCVAHGLATKHGVKKGDRVGIAARNSSNWMIAYMGIVMAGGCVTLLNGFWSGDELAYGIRLAECDLVLADAGRAKRLEGTDHPAKIVLFEHDSTPALGLAEVWAEGDTAMAMLATLGPDDLATILYTSGSTGNSKAAYSDHRGVVSGVFSYISQSAMAKVLMESRGEDVSAQPCALIAVPLFHVTGEVPLFLQSFGIARKLVLMPKWDAREALRLMEAEKVTYFVGVPLMSYEIATHPDRDSFDVSSCKSFAAGGAPRPVDHVNKIKEAFPEGFPLLGYGLTETNAVGCGNFNENYMAKPGSTGKASVPLVDLAILDNDGNPRPKGEVDEVCIRSVANFLGYWNNEEATSSAFTDDQYFRTGDLGYLDADGYLFIVDRKKDIIIRGGENISCIEVEEAIYGHDAIAECSVFGIPDDRMGEVPAAVYYQKDGSTPISKEELREYLLSRIAPFKVPLPEHIWVSDKALPRLGTQKIDKRTVRTMFAGDLMDA
- a CDS encoding [protein-PII] uridylyltransferase; amino-acid sequence: MNSVKVPRQRAIIDRRKTAEAINTLVEGKGDKARAEIVSLLREKLASGRAEIASRLQEKPSAGHECVAAQALLIDQLIRLVHDHVVENVYPVANRSSAERIAILAVGGYGRAEMAPHSDVDIAFITPTKRAPWCEQVIEAMLYFLWDLGLKVGQSSRTVDETIRMAKEDLTIRTALLESRFIWGDRGLYEETGQRFWAEVAKGSERQFLTQKLEERDARHKRMGDSRYVVEPNIKEGKGGLRDLQTLYWIGKYIHRARSAAELVDVGLLTKAEYSSFRRAEGFLLAVRSHMHIITGRAEDRLTFDLQREVASRMNFADRPGKSAVERFMQFYFIQAKRVGSLTGVFLSHLDEEFAKKRARTGFFAGWKQKARTLKGYRVFGGRIAAPSDYWFKNDPVRLIEIFQLAEANGLEIHPDTMRQADRDSTLIKADIRNDERANALFVELLSGRNDPEMVLRWMNEAGVFGRFVPDFGKVNAQMQFDMYHHYTVDEHTIRAIGLLSRIEKGELKSDHPRSSRLIHRINSRRAIYVAVLLHDIAKGRGGDHSTLGAEVAERLCPRFGLSEDETDLVAWLVRYHLLMSATAFKRDLTDPKSIEDFVGEVQSLERLRNLMILTAVDIRAVGPGTWNSWKGQLLGSLYDAAHERLRLGHMKHGRDQRIAAKQEAVSALLGDKVELLDEVGKLFDDSYWIAEPEDMIASNLIQYEVARKIEEHLSIHCEFDETRGATLVSVIAADHPGLFFRIAGGIALAGANIIDARIHTTRTGYAVDNFLVQDPHGQPFAEGQQLNRLEKSIREALANQGELVPKLAARPLPISRSKAFRIAPRVTFDNNASGRFTVVEVNARDRPALLNRLARALFESSLVIHSAHITAYGERAADTFYVTDLLGSKITSNDRLKEITERLLHAASDERQKQLEEA